One part of the Anaeromyxobacter sp. Fw109-5 genome encodes these proteins:
- a CDS encoding HAD family hydrolase, giving the protein MPSLKAVVTDLDNTLYPWVDYIVPSLEAMVASLEQTTGRPRIEIVQSLKAVYTRHESNEYPFAIQESSLFRPYKADFDSFDALVVRPARRAFAEARRRYLHPYPHVRETLEEIRGRGLKIIALSDAPRNALELRIQMLELDGLFDAVYALKGYELPENVDPEIRRKDAAGAYRSKKTVVVELPRSAEKPSPTGLRRVLRDFGLEGREVLYVGDNPKKDMPVAQACGAIGVWAEYGTYISKEYRERLAVISAKAVTRRHVADVDTPRWPLAIASFVQLLDILDGARWTAPGGRTARGPSTRRRRR; this is encoded by the coding sequence GTGCCGAGTCTCAAGGCCGTCGTCACCGATCTCGACAACACGCTCTATCCCTGGGTCGACTACATCGTCCCGAGCCTGGAGGCGATGGTCGCGTCGCTGGAGCAGACCACCGGGCGGCCGCGGATCGAGATCGTCCAGTCCCTGAAGGCGGTCTACACCCGCCACGAGTCGAACGAGTACCCGTTCGCCATCCAGGAGTCGTCGCTGTTCCGGCCGTACAAGGCGGACTTCGACTCGTTCGACGCCCTCGTCGTGCGACCCGCGCGGCGGGCGTTCGCCGAGGCCCGCAGGCGCTACCTGCACCCGTATCCGCACGTGCGCGAGACCCTGGAGGAGATCCGCGGGCGCGGGCTCAAGATCATCGCGCTGTCCGACGCGCCGCGGAACGCGCTCGAGCTGCGCATCCAGATGCTCGAGCTCGACGGGCTGTTCGACGCGGTCTACGCGCTGAAGGGCTACGAGCTGCCCGAGAACGTGGATCCCGAGATCCGCCGCAAGGACGCGGCCGGCGCCTATCGCTCGAAGAAGACCGTGGTGGTGGAGCTGCCGCGGAGCGCGGAGAAGCCGAGCCCGACCGGCCTGCGGCGCGTGCTGCGCGACTTCGGCCTCGAGGGGCGCGAGGTGCTCTACGTGGGCGACAACCCGAAGAAGGACATGCCCGTCGCGCAGGCGTGCGGGGCGATCGGCGTCTGGGCCGAGTACGGCACGTACATCTCGAAGGAGTACCGCGAGCGGCTGGCGGTGATCTCGGCGAAGGCGGTCACGCGGCGCCACGTCGCCGACGTGGACACCCCTCGCTGGCCCCTCGCCATCGCCTCGTTCGTGCAGCTGCTGGACATCCTGGACGGCGCCCGCTGGACCGCCCCGGGCGGCCGGACCGCCCGCGGGCCCAGCACCCGGAGGAGGCGCAGGTGA
- a CDS encoding DEAD/DEAH box helicase: protein MENFSEGAPAAAPSDYVSQASFDELGLSEPVRRAIAEHGYERPTPVQVSTFRPVRDGKDVIVRSKTGTGKTAAFAIPILERIADGRRRPSALVMCPTRELAIQVAQEFTALAKHRDLSVVAVYGGASMGEQLQKLEAGAEIIVGTPGRIYDHIRRRTLKLDETMVCCLDEADEMLNMGFFEEVTRILDNLPKDCQQLLFSATVPADIEQIIRDYLTDPETILLSGDEYSVENIHNVMYPAVDAYPKPRNLLYMIEMEEPETAIVFCNTRNDTSLVAAVLNRNGYDAELLNGDLPQKERERVMAKVKRGEVRFMVATDIAARGIDISDLTHVINYSLPEDPAVFLHRVGRTGRIGKKGTSLSIVSGAEIHTLTALQKKFGIAFEEKKLPTPDEARRLWTDRHVVELKDAMSASIFEAFIPLSQELRNRPDGEYLVAFALKYFFTHHRMERAQDREKAEHKREEHERREKGEVKREGGRRETRGRDRDRERRGDRDRAGRGERAERPRAEHRERGEPAAAAPESPPLAAAPGAEARAEVEVEVSASAAEAREGRRTRRGRGARRGGPQGENGAPAPGEDPGNPCSPEGVADVAGANPEQPERLQRARIFLSLGEQDGADEARVRELLSSVAPGLEPRTIEVRRTHAFLDVAPEVIEDAVQALNGKEWGGKTLTAERARRRRR, encoded by the coding sequence ATGGAGAACTTCTCGGAGGGGGCGCCCGCGGCGGCGCCCTCGGATTACGTTTCACAGGCCTCTTTCGACGAGCTCGGGCTGTCCGAGCCGGTGCGGCGCGCCATCGCCGAGCACGGCTACGAGCGGCCCACGCCGGTGCAGGTCTCGACCTTCCGCCCGGTGCGCGACGGCAAGGACGTCATCGTCCGGTCGAAGACCGGCACCGGCAAGACCGCCGCGTTCGCCATCCCCATCCTCGAGCGCATCGCCGATGGCCGGCGCAGGCCGTCGGCGCTGGTGATGTGCCCCACCCGCGAGCTCGCGATCCAGGTGGCCCAGGAGTTCACCGCGCTCGCGAAGCACCGCGACCTCTCGGTCGTGGCGGTCTACGGCGGCGCGTCGATGGGCGAGCAGCTCCAGAAGCTCGAGGCGGGCGCCGAGATCATCGTCGGCACGCCGGGCCGCATCTACGACCACATCCGCAGGCGCACGCTGAAGCTCGACGAGACGATGGTGTGCTGTCTCGACGAGGCCGACGAGATGCTCAACATGGGGTTCTTCGAGGAGGTGACCCGCATCCTCGACAACCTCCCGAAGGACTGCCAGCAGCTGCTCTTCTCGGCGACGGTCCCCGCGGACATCGAGCAGATCATCCGCGACTACCTCACGGATCCCGAGACCATCCTGCTGTCGGGCGACGAGTACTCCGTCGAGAACATCCACAACGTGATGTACCCCGCGGTGGACGCGTACCCGAAGCCGCGGAACCTCCTCTACATGATCGAGATGGAGGAGCCGGAGACCGCGATCGTCTTCTGCAACACCCGGAACGACACCTCGCTCGTCGCGGCGGTGCTGAACCGGAACGGCTACGACGCCGAGCTCCTGAACGGCGACCTGCCGCAGAAGGAGCGCGAGCGGGTGATGGCGAAGGTGAAGCGGGGAGAGGTCCGCTTCATGGTCGCGACCGACATCGCCGCGCGCGGCATCGACATCTCCGATCTGACGCACGTCATCAACTACTCGCTGCCCGAGGACCCGGCGGTGTTCCTCCACCGGGTGGGCCGCACCGGCCGCATCGGCAAGAAGGGCACGAGCCTCTCCATCGTGTCCGGCGCGGAGATCCACACGCTGACCGCGCTGCAGAAGAAGTTCGGGATCGCGTTCGAGGAGAAGAAGCTCCCGACGCCGGACGAGGCGCGCCGGCTCTGGACCGATCGTCACGTGGTGGAGCTGAAGGACGCGATGAGCGCGTCCATCTTCGAGGCGTTCATCCCGCTCTCGCAGGAGCTGAGGAACCGCCCGGACGGCGAGTACCTCGTCGCCTTCGCCCTCAAGTACTTCTTCACCCACCACCGGATGGAGCGCGCCCAGGACCGCGAGAAGGCGGAGCACAAGCGCGAGGAGCACGAGCGCCGCGAGAAGGGCGAGGTCAAGCGCGAGGGTGGCCGGCGCGAGACGCGCGGGCGCGATCGCGACCGCGAGCGCCGCGGCGACCGCGACCGAGCCGGGCGGGGAGAGCGCGCAGAGCGCCCCCGGGCCGAGCACCGCGAGCGCGGTGAGCCGGCCGCGGCGGCGCCCGAGTCCCCCCCGCTCGCCGCTGCCCCGGGAGCTGAGGCCAGAGCCGAGGTCGAGGTCGAGGTCTCGGCGAGCGCCGCCGAGGCGCGCGAGGGACGCCGGACGCGACGTGGGCGCGGCGCCCGCCGTGGCGGGCCGCAGGGCGAGAACGGCGCGCCGGCGCCGGGCGAGGACCCCGGGAACCCCTGCTCGCCGGAGGGCGTCGCCGACGTCGCGGGCGCGAACCCCGAGCAGCCGGAGCGGCTGCAGCGCGCCAGGATCTTCCTCTCGCTGGGAGAGCAGGACGGCGCCGACGAGGCGCGCGTGCGCGAGCTGCTCTCCTCGGTCGCTCCGGGGCTCGAGCCGCGCACCATCGAGGTGCGCAGGACGCACGCCTTCCTCGACGTCGCCCCCGAGGTGATCGAGGACGCCGTCCAGGCGCTGAACGGCAAGGAGTGGGGCGGCAAGACGCTGACCGCCGAGCGCGCCCGGCGCAGGCGCCGCTAG
- a CDS encoding DUF4159 domain-containing protein, protein MPRPTRTTRRSFLAAAAAAAALAALPRRGRALPDSSKLVLAQVQHGGSWNPRPSALRRLGWELARRTSIETASAPVPVRLAAPGLHRWPWLYLAGAGTLPPFTDAERSALRRHLQYGGFLLVDSAEGAEGGPFDAAVRRELAKVLPASPLAPVPREHVLNKSFYLLDRQGGRVLVKPWVEAQVLDGRLAVVYSQNDLGGAWARTELGDWEYPCTPGGEAQRETAFRIGVNLAMYALCTDYKDDAVHLPFILRRRS, encoded by the coding sequence ATGCCCCGCCCGACCCGAACCACGCGCCGCTCCTTCCTCGCCGCGGCGGCGGCCGCCGCGGCGCTCGCCGCCCTGCCGCGCCGAGGGCGCGCGCTCCCGGACAGCTCCAAGCTCGTGCTCGCGCAGGTGCAGCACGGCGGCAGCTGGAACCCGCGCCCCTCCGCGCTGCGAAGGCTCGGGTGGGAGCTCGCGCGCCGCACCTCGATCGAGACCGCCAGCGCGCCCGTCCCGGTGCGGCTCGCCGCGCCCGGGCTGCACCGGTGGCCGTGGCTCTACCTCGCCGGCGCCGGCACCCTGCCCCCGTTCACCGACGCTGAGCGCTCCGCGCTCCGCCGCCACCTGCAGTACGGCGGGTTCCTCCTCGTGGACTCCGCGGAGGGCGCCGAGGGCGGACCGTTCGACGCAGCCGTCCGCCGCGAGCTCGCCAAGGTCCTGCCCGCCTCGCCGCTCGCGCCCGTCCCCCGCGAGCACGTGCTCAACAAGAGCTTCTACCTGCTCGATCGCCAGGGCGGCCGCGTCCTCGTGAAGCCCTGGGTCGAGGCGCAGGTCCTCGACGGCCGGCTCGCGGTGGTCTACTCGCAGAACGACCTGGGCGGCGCGTGGGCGCGGACGGAGCTCGGCGACTGGGAGTACCCGTGCACGCCCGGCGGAGAGGCGCAGCGGGAGACGGCGTTCCGCATCGGCGTGAACCTCGCGATGTACGCGCTCTGCACGGACTACAAGGACGACGCCGTGCACCTCCCGTTCATCCTGCGGCGGCGGAGCTAG
- a CDS encoding glutamine amidotransferase, whose amino-acid sequence MEGGYNAWRLTALTPLPAWAVALAALAAAGAVLLALRGLRSEPRRGRRVVLVALRAVAALLAIFLLLEPAVELLQTARVRNRFAILLDASRSMGFPVEREGEPRSAAAGAFLAEHRADLERLGDRVDLEWYTFGGDVAPLDPAEAARGVPGRAGRTDVLGALEAVASGAGGSTRRLAGALVVSDGADNAALAEGLGPEARAKARALGVPVNAVAVGRSAPRDLAVERVAVDEFAFVRNTVTVEVTLRARGFSDEEVRLVLRREGAVVASGTVRLERGRDRYTVPLAFAPDETGTFVFTVAAPVFSGEAVVENNARSFVLRVIRDRVRVLLVAGRPSWDVRFLRGLLKQDPNVDLVSFFILRSNADDAGPQQDLSLIPFPVAEIFGEQLRTFDAVVFVNFAYAPYRGLEIERFLPALREYVRGGGALAMVGGEQSFGDGRYGETALAEVLPVAPMDGASMAEGELALRLTSDGKRHPVTSLAPGDAANETAWRGLPPVTAVNLTRALARDSGASVLLEAPGVLVDGRPAPLVAVREVGEGRTLAVATDASWRWGFLRAESGQGNRAYLRFWNQALRWLVRDPGLAPLQVEPEAPAVEPGAPVGIGIAARRPDWSPAAGERVSAELVDDDGRSVARGEAVAGEDGVARVELVPPGPGAYKIVARGRDGETATGAVAVRGAGPEDADAAPRPELLSALAEATGGGFSALPGGDLPDLKLAEADVVEIGRRKSVPIWDRWWYLAALAAILAGEWILRRRWGYW is encoded by the coding sequence GTGGAGGGCGGCTACAACGCCTGGCGGCTCACCGCGCTCACGCCCCTGCCGGCCTGGGCCGTCGCGCTCGCCGCGCTCGCGGCGGCCGGCGCGGTGCTGCTCGCCCTGCGCGGCCTGCGCTCCGAGCCGCGCCGTGGCCGCCGTGTCGTGCTCGTCGCGCTTCGCGCCGTGGCGGCGCTGCTCGCGATCTTCCTCCTGCTCGAGCCGGCGGTCGAGCTCCTCCAGACGGCGCGCGTCCGCAACCGCTTCGCCATCCTGCTCGACGCCTCGCGCTCGATGGGCTTCCCGGTCGAGCGGGAGGGCGAGCCGCGCTCCGCGGCGGCCGGGGCGTTCCTGGCCGAGCACCGCGCCGATCTCGAGCGGCTCGGGGACCGCGTGGATCTGGAGTGGTACACGTTCGGCGGCGACGTCGCGCCCCTCGATCCGGCCGAGGCCGCCCGCGGGGTGCCCGGCCGCGCCGGCCGCACGGACGTCCTGGGCGCGCTCGAGGCGGTCGCCTCGGGGGCGGGCGGCTCGACGCGCCGCCTCGCCGGCGCGCTGGTCGTGTCCGACGGCGCCGACAACGCGGCCCTCGCGGAGGGCCTGGGCCCCGAGGCTCGCGCCAAGGCCCGCGCGCTCGGCGTCCCCGTGAACGCGGTGGCGGTCGGTCGCAGCGCCCCGAGGGACCTCGCCGTGGAGCGCGTGGCGGTGGACGAGTTCGCGTTCGTGCGGAACACCGTCACGGTCGAGGTGACGCTCCGCGCCCGCGGGTTCTCGGACGAGGAGGTCCGGCTCGTGCTGCGCCGCGAGGGGGCGGTCGTCGCCTCCGGCACGGTCCGGCTCGAGCGCGGGCGCGACCGCTACACGGTCCCGCTCGCCTTCGCGCCCGACGAGACCGGCACGTTCGTGTTCACGGTGGCGGCGCCCGTCTTTTCGGGCGAGGCGGTGGTGGAGAACAACGCGCGCTCGTTCGTCCTGCGCGTCATCCGCGACCGCGTCCGCGTGCTCCTCGTCGCCGGCCGGCCGAGCTGGGACGTGCGCTTCCTGCGCGGGCTCCTCAAGCAGGATCCCAACGTCGACCTCGTGAGCTTCTTCATCCTCCGCTCCAACGCGGACGACGCCGGGCCGCAGCAGGACCTCTCGCTCATCCCCTTCCCCGTCGCCGAGATCTTCGGCGAGCAGCTCCGCACCTTCGACGCCGTGGTCTTCGTGAACTTCGCCTACGCGCCCTACCGCGGGCTCGAGATCGAGCGCTTCCTCCCCGCGCTGCGCGAGTACGTCCGGGGCGGGGGTGCCCTCGCGATGGTCGGCGGCGAGCAGAGCTTCGGGGACGGACGGTACGGCGAGACCGCGCTCGCGGAGGTCCTGCCCGTCGCGCCGATGGACGGGGCGTCCATGGCGGAGGGCGAGCTCGCGCTGCGGCTCACCTCCGACGGCAAGCGCCACCCCGTGACGAGCCTCGCCCCGGGAGACGCCGCGAACGAGACCGCCTGGCGCGGCCTGCCGCCGGTGACGGCGGTGAACCTCACGCGGGCGCTCGCGCGCGACTCGGGCGCCTCCGTGCTGCTCGAGGCGCCGGGCGTGCTCGTGGACGGGCGCCCCGCGCCGCTCGTCGCGGTGCGCGAGGTGGGCGAGGGCCGCACGCTCGCGGTCGCGACCGACGCCTCCTGGCGCTGGGGCTTCCTGCGCGCCGAGTCGGGCCAGGGGAACCGCGCCTACCTCCGCTTCTGGAACCAGGCGCTGCGCTGGCTCGTGCGCGATCCGGGGCTCGCGCCGCTGCAGGTGGAGCCGGAGGCGCCGGCGGTGGAGCCCGGCGCGCCGGTCGGGATCGGGATCGCCGCCCGCCGGCCGGACTGGAGCCCCGCGGCCGGCGAGCGGGTCAGCGCCGAGCTCGTCGACGACGACGGACGGAGCGTCGCGCGCGGCGAGGCGGTCGCCGGCGAGGACGGGGTCGCGCGCGTGGAGCTCGTCCCCCCGGGCCCTGGCGCCTACAAGATCGTCGCGCGAGGCCGGGATGGCGAGACCGCCACCGGCGCGGTGGCGGTGCGTGGCGCCGGTCCCGAGGACGCCGACGCCGCGCCTCGACCCGAGCTGCTCTCGGCGCTCGCGGAGGCGACCGGCGGCGGGTTCTCGGCGCTGCCGGGCGGCGACCTTCCCGACCTGAAGCTCGCGGAGGCCGACGTGGTCGAGATCGGCCGGCGCAAGTCCGTGCCGATCTGGGACCGCTGGTGGTACCTCGCCGCGCTGGCCGCCATCCTCGCCGGCGAGTGGATCCTGAGGCGCCGGTGGGGCTACTGGTAG
- a CDS encoding SDR family NAD(P)-dependent oxidoreductase has translation MNVRVSYSDLAGRRALVTGASSGIGLGVAEAFLEQGLKVAVHYRSNRAAAEALAARFAGRAVAIQAELGTEAGCVACVAEAARALGGLDQIVHSAAIWNEGPIERIAAAQLEEIFRVNVFSAFYLVREAMPFLGRSGRGNVVFIGSTAGQRGEARHGHYAATKGALQSLAMSLAVELAPRTRVNVVSPGWVRTPMAEVELKDVGAAIAGALPNRRVGEVEDVVHACLYLASEASGHLVGEDLCVSGGALLVVPRGQIVASER, from the coding sequence GTGAACGTGAGGGTGAGCTACTCGGATCTCGCCGGCCGGCGCGCGCTCGTGACGGGTGCGTCCTCCGGCATCGGCCTCGGCGTGGCCGAGGCCTTCCTCGAGCAGGGGCTGAAGGTGGCGGTGCACTACCGCTCGAACCGGGCCGCGGCCGAGGCGCTCGCGGCGCGCTTCGCCGGGCGCGCGGTGGCGATCCAGGCGGAGCTCGGGACGGAGGCGGGCTGCGTGGCGTGCGTGGCGGAGGCGGCGAGGGCCCTCGGAGGCCTCGACCAGATCGTCCACTCCGCCGCGATCTGGAACGAGGGGCCGATCGAGCGGATCGCGGCGGCGCAGCTCGAGGAGATCTTCCGCGTCAACGTGTTCAGCGCCTTCTACCTCGTGCGCGAGGCCATGCCCTTCCTCGGGCGGAGCGGGCGCGGCAACGTCGTCTTCATCGGCTCGACCGCCGGCCAGCGCGGCGAGGCGCGCCACGGCCACTATGCGGCGACCAAAGGCGCGCTGCAGTCGCTCGCGATGAGCCTCGCGGTGGAGCTCGCGCCGCGCACGCGCGTGAACGTCGTCTCGCCGGGCTGGGTGCGCACGCCGATGGCCGAGGTGGAGCTGAAGGACGTCGGCGCGGCCATCGCGGGGGCGCTCCCGAACCGGCGGGTCGGCGAGGTCGAGGACGTGGTCCACGCCTGCCTCTATCTCGCGAGCGAGGCCTCCGGCCACCTCGTCGGGGAGGATCTGTGCGTCTCCGGCGGCGCTCTCCTGGTCGTCCCGCGCGGCCAGATCGTCGCGTCGGAGCGGTAG
- a CDS encoding RNA polymerase sigma factor RpoD/SigA, translated as MPDSPPDDEASPRPLPRLPPRADREAGSGGLVRYDPLRAYMAEIARHPLLSREEEHELAVRYRETGDVDAAYRLVASNLRLVVKIAHEYRRTAFQLLDLVQEGNMGLMQAVKKYDPWKGVKLSSYAAWWIRAYIIRFIMENWRMVKLGTTQAQRKLFFNLAKEREKLLARGIEPTPRLLAKNLDVEEKDVEEMTARMAGEDLSLDAPLRGDEDGSRQTRLDRVAGDGADAPDERLGDEQLRRLFREKLETFSKTIRDEKERYIFDKRLLPAGGEAPLTLQEIGDRFKLTRERARQIEAKLTARLRDYLRAEIPDFELLGPPED; from the coding sequence ATGCCGGACTCCCCGCCCGACGACGAGGCCTCCCCCCGTCCGCTCCCCCGCCTGCCCCCGCGCGCCGACCGCGAGGCCGGATCGGGCGGGCTCGTCCGCTACGACCCGCTCCGCGCGTACATGGCCGAGATCGCGCGCCACCCGCTGCTCTCGCGGGAGGAGGAGCACGAGCTGGCGGTGCGCTACCGGGAGACGGGCGACGTGGACGCGGCCTACCGGCTCGTGGCGTCGAACCTTCGCCTCGTGGTGAAGATCGCGCACGAGTACCGCCGCACCGCCTTCCAGCTCCTGGACCTCGTCCAGGAGGGCAACATGGGGCTCATGCAGGCGGTCAAGAAGTACGATCCGTGGAAGGGCGTGAAGCTGTCGTCCTACGCCGCGTGGTGGATCCGCGCGTACATCATCCGGTTCATCATGGAGAACTGGCGGATGGTGAAGCTCGGCACCACCCAGGCCCAGCGCAAGCTGTTCTTCAACCTCGCCAAGGAGCGCGAGAAGCTGCTCGCCCGCGGGATCGAGCCGACGCCGCGACTGCTCGCGAAGAACCTGGACGTCGAGGAGAAGGACGTCGAGGAGATGACGGCGCGCATGGCGGGCGAGGACCTCTCGCTCGACGCGCCGCTCCGGGGCGACGAGGACGGCTCGCGGCAGACCCGGCTCGACCGCGTGGCCGGCGACGGCGCGGACGCCCCGGACGAGAGGCTCGGCGACGAGCAGCTGCGCCGGCTGTTCCGCGAGAAGCTGGAGACCTTCTCGAAGACGATCCGCGACGAGAAGGAGCGCTACATCTTCGACAAGCGGCTTTTGCCCGCCGGCGGAGAGGCGCCGCTCACGCTCCAGGAGATCGGCGACCGCTTCAAGCTCACGCGAGAGCGCGCCCGGCAGATCGAGGCGAAGCTCACGGCGCGCTTGCGAGACTACCTGCGTGCGGAGATCCCCGACTTCGAGCTGCTGGGACCGCCCGAGGACTAG
- a CDS encoding ATP-binding protein, translated as MALSTTPELLRELAILYHRVAELERVGGLRPGEGAPEGLQRRVDDLGAGLHAALAAFSDDLLGVLTPAGDLLFVNDAVERLVGYRADEVIGKNAWSFVDEEDLASLASARSTPLDDAIPIEIRVRCADGRLRWFEFSARPWPRDNPVYIVARWRDAQGRREPASREDDARRLDAELRRAAALARVSQLALGLPSVQDVLDAAASLAPSALQLEAGAYLEPEGGGLVVRAAAGIPVPRGHAVPVVMTLAGLARAGGAPVHSADVVRDGRLADSLLAAAGASSAIAVPVRGKERAHGVLLVAGRTSRHFAPDEIHFLETVANVVATSVDGRAAQEAMRGRERLARAVFDHARDGLAIVDAEGRCLDANAAAEQILGTTFDALRGHRPAEVVRTDLDLAPRSPRQGEATVTTASDTRLVEWDVVPDIQPGVALAMLRDVTSKREIATRLALADRLISVGALAAGVAHELNTPLAYVAANLEYLAGAVPPLLVERAGAEIREALQESVEGVERLGLILQDLRTFARPAAGDDDGPANLEAVLRSSVAMTWNEIRHRARLEKDVRRVPPVHGSPARLAQVFVNLLANAAQAIPEGDAQSHVIRISAREQPGGRVAVEVADTGSGISPAVLPRIFEPFFTTKVAGQGTGLGLSICRSIVQGLDGHIEVRSAPGNGTMFRVLLRAADVQPAASFGRGPGRAPAPAVPRSSVLVVDDERLIAASLRRVLAADHDVTVVSSARSALRLVERGERFDAVLTDLVMPDMTGLELHRQLLTLAPELERRVLFMTAGAFTEEARRATEIAPDACLEKPVRIDVLRAALARVIGARG; from the coding sequence ATGGCCCTGTCCACAACCCCCGAGCTCCTCCGCGAGCTCGCGATCCTGTACCACCGCGTGGCGGAGCTGGAGCGCGTGGGTGGGCTCAGGCCGGGCGAAGGCGCGCCCGAGGGCCTGCAGCGCCGGGTGGACGACCTGGGGGCCGGGCTGCACGCCGCCCTCGCGGCCTTCTCGGACGACCTGCTCGGCGTCCTCACGCCTGCCGGCGACCTGCTGTTCGTGAACGACGCCGTCGAGCGGCTCGTCGGCTATCGGGCCGACGAGGTGATCGGGAAGAACGCCTGGTCCTTCGTGGACGAGGAGGACCTCGCGAGCCTCGCCAGCGCCCGCTCCACGCCGCTCGACGACGCCATCCCCATCGAGATCCGCGTCCGCTGCGCCGACGGTCGGCTGCGCTGGTTCGAGTTCTCCGCGCGGCCCTGGCCGCGCGACAACCCGGTCTACATCGTCGCCCGGTGGCGTGACGCGCAGGGGCGGCGCGAGCCCGCCTCCCGGGAGGACGACGCGCGACGGCTCGACGCCGAGCTCCGCCGCGCAGCGGCCCTGGCGCGCGTCAGCCAGCTCGCGCTCGGGCTCCCCTCGGTGCAGGACGTGCTCGACGCGGCGGCCTCGCTCGCCCCGAGCGCGCTGCAGCTCGAGGCGGGCGCGTACCTCGAGCCCGAAGGCGGCGGGCTGGTCGTCCGGGCGGCCGCCGGCATCCCGGTCCCTCGCGGCCATGCCGTGCCGGTCGTGATGACGCTCGCCGGCCTCGCCCGCGCCGGAGGCGCACCGGTCCACAGCGCGGACGTCGTCCGCGACGGGCGGCTCGCCGACTCGTTGCTCGCGGCGGCCGGAGCCTCGTCGGCCATCGCCGTTCCGGTGCGCGGCAAGGAGCGCGCCCACGGGGTGCTCCTCGTGGCGGGTCGCACCTCCCGGCACTTCGCGCCGGACGAGATCCACTTCCTGGAGACCGTCGCGAACGTGGTGGCGACCTCCGTCGACGGGCGCGCGGCCCAGGAGGCGATGCGCGGGCGCGAGCGGCTGGCGCGCGCCGTGTTCGACCACGCGCGCGACGGGCTCGCCATCGTGGACGCCGAGGGGCGCTGCCTCGACGCGAACGCGGCCGCGGAGCAGATCCTGGGCACGACCTTCGACGCGCTCCGCGGGCACCGGCCGGCGGAGGTGGTGCGCACCGATCTCGATCTCGCCCCGCGCTCCCCGCGCCAGGGCGAGGCCACCGTGACGACCGCGAGCGACACGCGCCTGGTGGAGTGGGACGTCGTGCCGGACATCCAGCCGGGCGTCGCGCTGGCGATGCTCCGCGACGTCACCTCGAAGCGGGAGATCGCGACGCGGCTCGCGCTGGCGGATCGACTGATCTCGGTGGGCGCGCTCGCCGCCGGCGTCGCGCACGAGCTCAACACGCCGCTCGCGTACGTCGCGGCGAACCTCGAGTACCTGGCCGGTGCGGTCCCGCCGCTCCTGGTGGAGCGCGCGGGCGCGGAGATCCGCGAGGCGCTCCAGGAGTCGGTCGAGGGCGTGGAGCGGCTGGGCCTCATCCTGCAGGATCTCCGCACGTTCGCGCGCCCCGCGGCGGGCGACGACGACGGCCCGGCCAACCTGGAGGCGGTGCTCCGCTCGTCCGTGGCGATGACGTGGAACGAGATCCGGCACCGCGCCCGGCTCGAGAAGGACGTGCGGCGGGTGCCCCCCGTCCACGGCAGCCCGGCGCGGCTCGCGCAGGTGTTCGTCAACCTGCTCGCCAACGCCGCCCAGGCGATCCCGGAGGGCGACGCGCAGTCGCACGTCATCCGGATCTCCGCGCGGGAGCAGCCGGGCGGGCGCGTCGCCGTCGAGGTCGCGGACACCGGCTCGGGGATCTCCCCGGCGGTCCTGCCACGCATCTTCGAGCCGTTCTTCACGACCAAGGTGGCCGGGCAGGGCACGGGGCTCGGGCTCAGCATCTGCCGCAGCATCGTCCAGGGGCTGGACGGCCACATCGAGGTGAGGAGCGCGCCGGGGAACGGCACCATGTTCCGGGTCCTCCTGAGGGCGGCCGACGTGCAGCCGGCGGCCTCCTTCGGGCGCGGGCCCGGGCGCGCCCCGGCGCCCGCCGTCCCGCGCAGCAGCGTCCTCGTGGTGGACGACGAGCGATTGATCGCCGCATCCCTCCGGCGCGTCCTCGCCGCAGATCACGACGTGACGGTGGTGTCCTCCGCGCGCAGCGCCCTGCGGCTCGTGGAGCGGGGCGAGCGCTTCGACGCGGTCCTCACCGACCTCGTCATGCCGGACATGACCGGCCTCGAGCTGCACCGGCAGCTCCTCACGCTCGCGCCGGAGCTCGAGAGGCGCGTGCTGTTCATGACGGCCGGCGCGTTCACCGAGGAGGCGCGGCGCGCGACCGAGATCGCTCCGGACGCCTGCCTGGAGAAGCCCGTACG
- a CDS encoding peptidylprolyl isomerase, with product MKIANGTVVGIDYSLHLGDGKVIDASEPSEPLTYLHGEGQIVPGLESALEGLSAGDRRQVTVQPAEGYGDHDARGVQEVDRTAFPPGFAPEAGMELTAEGEDGEPVPFVIREVRADKIVIDLNHPLAGKTLHFDVTVREVREATAEEREHGHAHGPHGHDH from the coding sequence ATGAAGATCGCGAACGGCACCGTCGTCGGAATCGACTACTCGCTCCACCTCGGCGACGGGAAGGTGATCGACGCCTCCGAGCCGTCTGAGCCGCTCACCTACCTGCACGGCGAGGGGCAGATCGTGCCCGGCCTGGAGTCGGCGCTCGAGGGGCTCTCCGCGGGTGATCGCCGGCAGGTCACCGTCCAGCCGGCGGAAGGCTACGGCGACCACGACGCGCGCGGCGTCCAGGAGGTGGACCGGACCGCCTTCCCGCCGGGCTTCGCGCCCGAGGCCGGGATGGAGCTCACCGCGGAGGGCGAGGACGGCGAGCCCGTCCCCTTCGTCATCCGCGAGGTGCGGGCCGACAAGATCGTCATCGACCTGAACCACCCGCTCGCCGGCAAGACGCTTCACTTCGACGTCACGGTGCGTGAGGTGCGCGAGGCGACCGCCGAGGAGCGGGAGCACGGCCACGCGCACGGGCCGCACGGCCACGACCACTGA